A portion of the Bacillus thuringiensis genome contains these proteins:
- a CDS encoding dihydrolipoamide acetyltransferase family protein, producing MAVENITMPQLGESVTEGTISKWLVNVGDHVNKYDPLAEVMTDKVNAEVPSSFTGIVKELIAGEGDTLAVGEVVCVIQVEGADEVAATAVEEKTKEEPKAAAITPEKAPKVKQPTDGKPRFSPAVLKLAGEHNVDLDLVGGTGANGRITRKDILKLVESGNIPQAGAKKEEAVAAVVEARPQAPKAAPVAQKVEAAKPVSVPTMPGDIEIPVTGVRKAIAANMLRSKHEAPHAWMMIEVDVTNLVSYRNSIKGDFKKREGFNLTFFAFFVKAVAQALKEYPQINSMWAGDKIVQKKDINLSIAVATEEELFVPVIKQADEKTIKGIAREITELAGKVRTKSLKADEMQGGTFTINNTGSFGSVQSMGIINYPQAAILQVESIVKRPVIMDNGMFGARDMVNLCLSLDHRVLDGLICGKFLGRVKEILENMSENNTSVY from the coding sequence ATGGCTGTAGAAAATATTACAATGCCTCAGCTCGGGGAGAGCGTTACAGAGGGCACAATTAGTAAATGGCTCGTTAATGTTGGCGATCACGTAAACAAGTATGATCCGCTTGCAGAAGTAATGACTGATAAAGTAAATGCTGAAGTACCATCTTCTTTCACTGGTATTGTGAAAGAGTTAATAGCTGGTGAAGGTGATACGTTAGCTGTAGGTGAAGTAGTTTGTGTGATTCAAGTAGAAGGCGCAGACGAAGTAGCAGCAACAGCTGTTGAGGAAAAAACGAAAGAAGAACCAAAGGCAGCAGCAATTACGCCTGAAAAAGCACCGAAAGTAAAACAACCAACTGATGGAAAGCCACGTTTTTCACCAGCTGTGTTAAAACTTGCGGGTGAGCATAACGTTGATTTAGATTTAGTAGGAGGTACGGGAGCAAATGGCCGTATCACTCGTAAAGATATTTTAAAGCTAGTGGAATCTGGAAATATTCCGCAAGCAGGTGCGAAAAAAGAGGAAGCTGTAGCGGCGGTAGTAGAAGCTCGCCCACAAGCACCAAAAGCAGCACCAGTAGCGCAAAAAGTAGAAGCTGCGAAACCAGTTTCTGTACCTACAATGCCTGGAGATATCGAAATTCCAGTCACAGGTGTGCGTAAAGCAATCGCAGCAAACATGTTACGTAGTAAACATGAAGCACCACATGCTTGGATGATGATTGAAGTAGATGTGACAAACCTTGTGTCATACCGTAACTCAATTAAAGGTGACTTTAAGAAGCGTGAAGGCTTTAACTTAACGTTCTTTGCTTTCTTCGTAAAAGCAGTGGCACAAGCGTTAAAAGAGTATCCTCAAATTAATTCAATGTGGGCTGGCGATAAAATTGTTCAGAAGAAAGATATTAACCTTTCTATCGCTGTTGCAACAGAGGAAGAACTATTTGTACCAGTAATTAAGCAAGCGGACGAGAAAACAATTAAAGGTATCGCTCGTGAAATTACAGAACTTGCAGGAAAAGTACGCACGAAATCGTTAAAAGCAGACGAAATGCAAGGTGGAACATTTACAATTAATAACACAGGATCATTCGGTTCTGTTCAATCTATGGGTATTATTAATTACCCACAAGCGGCTATTTTACAAGTTGAATCAATTGTAAAACGCCCAGTAATTATGGATAACGGTATGTTCGGTGCTCGTGACATGGTTAACTTATGTTTATCACTTGATCACCGCGTACTTGATGGTTTAATTTGTGGTAAGTTCTTAGGACGTGTTAAAGAAATTTTGGAAAACATGTCAGAAAATAATACATCTGTATATTAA